A genomic segment from Pollutimonas thiosulfatoxidans encodes:
- the metE gene encoding 5-methyltetrahydropteroyltriglutamate--homocysteine S-methyltransferase: protein MTITHNIGFPRIGVERELKRAQESYWAGKITQDELEAVGRELRARHWRVQADAGLSLIPVGDFAWYDHILEWTTLLGAVPARFGQASGQPVALDTLFRMGRGRAPTGTPTAACEMTKWFDTNYHYIVPELVPQQDYRVARSHLFDQIREAQALGHRVKPVIPGPLTWLWLGKGDAFVQGAADVNKLALLERLLPVYVQVLQTIKALGVQWVQIDEPILGLDLPLAWQQAYAEVYRTLATADVSILLATYFADLQDNTAVLKGLPVQGVHIDLVRGPEQLERVAGALNDDQVLSLGLIDGRNIWRTDLDQARHTVSQPAARRGDKLWLAPSCSLLHVPVDLEAEQELDAELKAWLSFATQKLDELRLLAASLDTPDDQATQQALQAQRDALLARRNSTRIHRADVGARMAAAGALTRDRRPFAERIAHQQAQLSLPSYPTTTIGSFPQTDEIRVLRRDWKRGALGDAAYEKAMRQEIEHVIRFQEKVGLDVLVHGEPERNDMVEYFGELLAGFAFTQNGWVQSYGSRCVKPPIIYGDVARPAPMTVAWSAYAQSLTDKPVKGMLTGPVTILQWSFVRDDQARETTCRQLALALRDEVNDLEAAGIRVIQIDEPAFREGLPLRRADWQRYLDWAVDCFRLSTSGVADATQIHTHMCYSEFNDIIESIAAMDADVITIETSRSNMELLEAFESFHYPNDIGPGVYDIHSPNVPQREWMVDLMKKAGARLPRERLWVNPDCGLKTRGWPETEAALVAMVEAARALRYT from the coding sequence ATGACAATTACTCATAATATAGGTTTTCCGCGTATCGGCGTCGAACGTGAACTGAAGCGGGCGCAAGAGTCCTACTGGGCGGGGAAGATCACGCAGGACGAACTGGAAGCCGTTGGCCGCGAACTGCGCGCACGGCACTGGCGTGTGCAGGCAGATGCCGGCTTGTCGCTGATTCCGGTCGGCGACTTTGCCTGGTATGACCATATATTGGAATGGACGACGCTGTTGGGCGCCGTGCCGGCCCGCTTCGGGCAGGCGTCCGGTCAGCCTGTGGCGCTGGATACCTTGTTCCGGATGGGGCGCGGTCGAGCTCCTACGGGTACTCCCACGGCAGCCTGCGAGATGACCAAGTGGTTCGACACCAACTATCACTATATTGTGCCCGAGCTAGTTCCGCAGCAAGATTACCGGGTGGCCCGCAGCCATCTGTTTGACCAGATTCGCGAGGCGCAGGCCTTGGGGCATCGCGTCAAGCCGGTTATCCCGGGACCCTTGACCTGGCTATGGCTGGGCAAGGGCGACGCTTTTGTGCAGGGCGCCGCCGATGTGAACAAGCTGGCCCTGCTGGAACGGCTGCTTCCCGTATATGTCCAGGTGCTGCAGACCATCAAGGCACTGGGCGTGCAATGGGTGCAAATTGACGAGCCGATACTGGGCCTGGACTTGCCCTTGGCGTGGCAACAGGCATACGCGGAGGTCTACCGGACACTGGCGACAGCCGATGTCTCGATTCTGCTCGCCACCTACTTCGCTGATCTCCAGGACAACACCGCCGTCCTGAAAGGCTTGCCGGTTCAGGGCGTGCATATTGACCTGGTGCGCGGGCCCGAGCAATTGGAGCGCGTTGCGGGCGCACTGAATGACGATCAAGTCCTGTCGCTGGGCTTGATCGACGGGCGCAACATCTGGCGCACCGACCTGGACCAGGCCCGCCACACCGTGTCGCAGCCCGCGGCAAGGCGCGGCGACAAGCTATGGCTTGCACCATCATGCTCGCTGCTTCATGTGCCGGTCGATCTGGAAGCCGAGCAAGAGCTGGATGCTGAATTGAAGGCCTGGCTGTCTTTCGCCACGCAGAAGCTCGACGAGTTGCGCTTGCTGGCCGCCAGCCTGGACACGCCCGACGACCAAGCCACCCAGCAGGCACTGCAAGCGCAGCGTGATGCATTGCTTGCCCGCCGGAATTCCACGCGCATACACCGGGCCGACGTTGGTGCGCGCATGGCTGCGGCCGGCGCATTAACGCGTGACCGCAGGCCTTTCGCAGAGCGGATAGCGCATCAACAGGCGCAGTTAAGCCTGCCTTCTTATCCGACCACCACCATAGGCTCTTTTCCACAGACCGATGAGATCCGTGTGTTGCGGCGTGACTGGAAGCGGGGTGCCCTGGGTGATGCCGCCTACGAAAAAGCCATGCGCCAAGAAATCGAGCACGTCATCCGCTTCCAGGAGAAAGTCGGGCTGGACGTGTTGGTGCATGGCGAGCCCGAGCGCAACGACATGGTGGAATACTTTGGTGAGCTGCTGGCCGGCTTCGCTTTCACGCAGAACGGATGGGTGCAAAGCTATGGCTCGCGTTGCGTGAAGCCGCCTATTATCTATGGCGACGTCGCCCGGCCCGCACCCATGACAGTGGCATGGTCGGCCTACGCGCAGTCTTTGACCGACAAGCCGGTCAAAGGCATGTTGACCGGGCCGGTAACCATCTTGCAGTGGTCTTTCGTGCGCGACGACCAAGCTCGCGAAACCACCTGCCGCCAGTTGGCGCTGGCCTTGCGCGATGAGGTCAACGATCTGGAAGCGGCAGGTATCCGGGTCATCCAGATAGACGAGCCGGCGTTTCGCGAGGGTTTGCCGCTACGGCGCGCCGATTGGCAGCGCTATCTGGACTGGGCGGTCGATTGCTTCCGCCTGTCGACCAGCGGTGTGGCCGACGCCACGCAAATACATACTCATATGTGTTATTCCGAGTTCAATGACATCATAGAATCCATCGCCGCCATGGATGCCGACGTCATCACCATCGAAACTTCCCGCTCCAATATGGAGCTGCTGGAAGCATTCGAAAGCTTTCACTATCCCAATGACATCGGGCCCGGGGTGTACGACATCCACTCGCCCAATGTGCCGCAGCGGGAATGGATGGTGGACCTGATGAAGAAGGCCGGCGCACGGCTGCCGCGCGAGAGGCTATGGGTGAATCCCGACTGCGGGCTCAAGACCCGCGGCTGGCCCGAGACTGAAGCGGCCCTGGTCGCGATGGTCGAAGCAGCGAGGGCTCTGCGTTATACTTAG
- a CDS encoding uroporphyrinogen-III C-methyltransferase has protein sequence MTDKNPESTNAAQQTAPAASTSPGPSSTPPKKADPAARSRRPLLAWAFVIVLLIAAALAAAVWYQHQTFQQTQADLASRVQGSVSAANQALEQAQQAQSALQEQSRQIAALDAALRESREQAASLEQAFQTLTDSGSDLVLINDVDHLVTIAQQQLQLGGNVANAIISLETAQAQLARANRPMLASLQETINGDLDRLRAATTIDIAMLSSQLDELGVLISTAPLLVPDDAAPEPVLSPPPGSSRAANNRAADAADGLSPDAPWWEQGLASARDWGSSAWHAVREDLGQFITVRRVDDPTALLMSPDQATRFRETLRLRVMTAQLALMMHQPEIWSSETDALVKAVETRYDNKSEQVRRALKIARQAADTDIDVQLPTVDNSLRAIEALREAKAGQAQQSTDPASEGNAGQAPAAPQAPDAPATPAEPEAPAEPEAPAEPEAPATPEAPEPPGAASDAPAQG, from the coding sequence ATGACAGACAAAAATCCCGAAAGCACGAACGCTGCGCAGCAAACTGCGCCTGCGGCCTCGACATCGCCGGGCCCATCCAGCACGCCCCCTAAAAAGGCGGATCCCGCCGCTCGCAGCAGGCGTCCTCTATTGGCATGGGCCTTTGTTATTGTCCTGTTGATTGCCGCTGCTCTGGCCGCTGCCGTCTGGTATCAGCATCAAACCTTCCAACAAACACAAGCCGATCTGGCCAGCCGGGTGCAAGGCAGCGTAAGTGCGGCCAACCAGGCGCTCGAACAGGCACAGCAAGCACAGTCAGCCTTGCAAGAGCAGTCGCGTCAAATCGCTGCCCTGGACGCTGCCCTGCGCGAATCGCGCGAGCAGGCCGCCAGCCTCGAGCAAGCCTTCCAGACCTTGACCGATAGCGGCTCCGATCTGGTGCTGATCAACGACGTCGACCATCTGGTAACCATCGCTCAGCAGCAACTGCAGTTGGGCGGTAATGTCGCCAATGCGATTATCTCGCTTGAGACCGCGCAGGCCCAGTTGGCTCGCGCCAACCGCCCCATGCTTGCGTCTTTGCAGGAAACCATCAATGGCGATCTCGATCGCCTGCGCGCCGCTACCACCATCGACATCGCCATGCTGTCCTCGCAGTTGGACGAGCTGGGCGTGCTGATCAGCACCGCGCCCTTGCTGGTGCCCGACGATGCCGCGCCCGAACCCGTCCTCAGCCCGCCCCCGGGTTCATCGCGCGCCGCCAATAATCGCGCGGCCGATGCAGCGGACGGCTTGTCGCCCGATGCCCCATGGTGGGAACAAGGCCTTGCTTCCGCACGCGACTGGGGCAGCTCTGCCTGGCATGCTGTGCGAGAGGACCTCGGTCAGTTCATTACCGTTCGTCGGGTGGACGATCCCACTGCCTTGCTGATGTCGCCCGACCAGGCAACCCGCTTCCGCGAGACCCTGCGCTTGCGCGTGATGACGGCCCAGTTGGCCCTGATGATGCATCAGCCCGAGATCTGGTCCTCTGAAACCGATGCCTTGGTCAAGGCTGTCGAGACGCGTTACGACAATAAGTCCGAGCAGGTCCGGCGCGCACTCAAGATTGCACGCCAGGCGGCCGACACTGACATCGACGTGCAGTTGCCCACGGTGGACAACAGCTTGCGGGCTATCGAGGCGCTGCGCGAGGCCAAGGCCGGACAGGCTCAACAATCGACCGATCCGGCAAGCGAAGGCAACGCCGGCCAGGCGCCCGCTGCACCGCAAGCGCCTGACGCCCCGGCAACGCCGGCAGAACCCGAAGCTCCCGCAGAACCCGAAGCTCCCGCAGAACCGGAAGCCCCCGCAACTCCTGAAGCGCCCGAACCACCCGGAGCGGCGTCCGACGCGCCGGCGCAGGGGTAA
- a CDS encoding TerC family protein: MVEFFQTLHWGAVFQIILIDILLGGDNAVVIALACRNLEPKQRMQGILWGTAGAIILRVLLIAFALTLLGIPFLKIVGALLLLWIGIKLLIPDEDEHGNISGGSSVLSAVKTILIADFVMSLDNVIAIAGAAQATHLDHQIYYVIFGLIVSVPIIIWGSTLVLKLIDRFPLVVTFGAALLGWIAGGMLVTDVFVVDQFGPTTTTFKIAAEVIGAILVVAVGKWFASRKRASRNTTHGSV; the protein is encoded by the coding sequence ATGGTCGAATTCTTTCAAACGCTCCATTGGGGAGCAGTTTTCCAGATAATCCTGATCGACATCCTGCTGGGCGGCGACAATGCCGTCGTTATTGCCCTGGCTTGTCGCAATCTCGAGCCCAAGCAGCGCATGCAAGGCATCTTGTGGGGCACGGCCGGCGCAATTATTTTACGCGTGCTGCTGATCGCCTTTGCGCTTACTTTGCTTGGCATCCCCTTCCTCAAGATAGTCGGCGCCTTGCTGTTGCTGTGGATCGGTATCAAGCTTTTGATCCCCGACGAGGACGAGCATGGCAATATCTCGGGCGGCAGCTCTGTGCTCAGCGCGGTCAAGACCATACTGATAGCCGACTTCGTCATGAGCCTGGACAACGTCATTGCGATTGCCGGCGCGGCGCAAGCCACGCACCTCGATCACCAGATCTACTACGTGATTTTTGGCCTGATCGTCAGCGTACCCATCATCATCTGGGGAAGCACGCTGGTACTTAAGCTTATCGATCGCTTCCCGCTTGTTGTCACCTTCGGTGCGGCATTGTTGGGCTGGATTGCCGGCGGCATGCTGGTAACCGATGTCTTTGTCGTAGATCAATTCGGTCCGACGACAACGACGTTTAAAATAGCCGCTGAAGTCATAGGCGCCATATTGGTTGTGGCAGTGGGCAAATGGTTTGCCAGCCGCAAGCGCGCCTCAAGGAATACTACTCATGGGTCTGTTTAA
- the sucC gene encoding ADP-forming succinate--CoA ligase subunit beta, which yields MKIHEYQGKELLKKFGVTVPRGFPAFSVDEAMAAAEKLGGPVWVVKAQIHAGGRGKGGGVKLARSLDEVRQLSSEILGMQLVTHQTGPEGQKVGRLLIEEGADIKKEYYVGIVTDRGTQRVCVMASSEGGMDVEEVAEKTPEKILKVFVDPKTGLTDEDATKLARGIGVPDASLAKAAAEFQKLYKAYWDTDASLAEINPLILTGSGDIIALDAKFNFDTNALFRQADIVEYRDLAEEDPAEIEASKYDLAYIQLDGNIGCLVNGAGLAMATMDTIKLFGGEPANFLDVGGGATAEKVTEAFKIMLQNKGVKAILVNIFGGIMRCDIIAEGVIAACKAVNLSVPLVVRMKGTNEELGKKLLAESGLPIISADTMAEAATKVVAAAK from the coding sequence ATGAAAATTCACGAGTATCAAGGCAAGGAACTGCTGAAGAAGTTTGGCGTGACTGTGCCGCGCGGTTTCCCTGCTTTTTCCGTCGACGAAGCCATGGCGGCTGCCGAAAAACTCGGCGGCCCGGTGTGGGTCGTCAAGGCGCAGATCCACGCTGGTGGGCGCGGCAAGGGCGGCGGCGTGAAGCTTGCCCGATCACTCGATGAAGTGCGCCAGTTGTCCTCAGAGATCCTGGGCATGCAATTGGTCACGCACCAGACCGGCCCTGAAGGCCAGAAAGTTGGACGCCTGCTGATCGAAGAGGGCGCCGACATCAAAAAAGAATACTACGTGGGCATCGTTACCGATCGCGGCACGCAACGGGTATGCGTCATGGCATCCAGCGAAGGTGGCATGGACGTCGAGGAAGTCGCCGAGAAGACGCCCGAGAAGATCCTGAAGGTATTCGTCGACCCCAAAACGGGTCTGACCGACGAAGATGCCACCAAGCTGGCGCGCGGCATTGGCGTACCTGACGCCTCGCTGGCCAAGGCCGCTGCCGAATTCCAGAAGCTGTACAAGGCTTATTGGGACACCGATGCCTCGCTGGCTGAAATCAACCCGCTGATACTCACCGGCTCGGGCGACATCATCGCGCTTGATGCCAAGTTCAACTTTGACACCAACGCCTTGTTCCGCCAGGCCGATATCGTCGAGTATCGCGATCTGGCTGAAGAAGACCCGGCCGAGATCGAAGCCAGCAAGTACGACCTTGCTTATATTCAACTGGACGGCAACATCGGCTGCCTGGTCAATGGCGCAGGCCTGGCCATGGCTACCATGGACACCATCAAGCTTTTTGGCGGCGAGCCGGCCAACTTCCTGGACGTAGGCGGTGGCGCCACGGCCGAGAAAGTCACCGAAGCCTTCAAGATCATGCTCCAGAACAAGGGCGTCAAGGCCATTCTGGTCAATATCTTCGGCGGCATCATGCGCTGCGACATCATTGCGGAAGGCGTCATTGCTGCCTGCAAGGCCGTCAACCTTAGCGTGCCGCTGGTTGTGCGCATGAAGGGCACCAACGAAGAACTCGGCAAGAAGCTGCTGGCCGAATCGGGCCTGCCCATTATCAGCGCTGACACCATGGCCGAAGCCGCGACTAAAGTCGTTGCCGCCGCGAAATAA
- the hemC gene encoding hydroxymethylbilane synthase, which produces MLASPTRLVIATRASRLALWQAEHVRDRLQSLYPGCEVVLLEMTTRGDQILDRSLSKVGGKGLFIKELETALLDGRADLAVHSLKDVPVDMQSPFLLSAILERDDPRDAFVSNDFASLTDLPAGSVVGTSSLRREAQIRQQFPQLVVQPLRGNLDTRLGKLDRGEYAAIILAAAGLRRLGLASRIRSFLEVEQSLPAAGQGALGIEILESRPEMHQWLAPLQHADTAACALAERAVSRVLGGSCQVPLAAFAQVQGDTIRIRALVGEPDGSRMLHAEVAGNVSHAEQLGEGAAQQLLDQGAQAILAKLLSAGTDA; this is translated from the coding sequence ATGCTTGCTTCTCCTACCAGGCTGGTCATCGCAACGCGTGCCAGCCGGCTGGCCTTGTGGCAGGCCGAACATGTGCGCGACCGCCTGCAATCGCTGTATCCGGGCTGCGAGGTCGTATTGCTTGAGATGACCACCCGCGGCGACCAGATTCTGGATCGTTCGCTGTCCAAGGTCGGCGGCAAGGGCTTGTTCATCAAGGAACTCGAAACCGCCTTGCTGGACGGCCGAGCCGACTTGGCGGTGCATTCGCTCAAGGATGTTCCGGTCGACATGCAAAGTCCGTTCCTGTTGTCGGCCATACTCGAACGGGACGATCCGCGCGACGCTTTTGTGTCGAACGACTTCGCTTCCCTGACCGATTTGCCCGCCGGTTCGGTGGTGGGCACGTCCAGCTTGCGCCGCGAAGCACAGATACGACAGCAGTTTCCCCAGCTTGTGGTGCAGCCATTGCGCGGCAACCTGGACACCCGGTTGGGCAAGCTGGACCGTGGCGAGTATGCGGCCATCATTCTGGCTGCTGCCGGCTTGCGGCGCCTGGGTCTCGCATCGCGCATCCGATCGTTTCTCGAAGTAGAGCAAAGCCTGCCAGCAGCGGGGCAGGGGGCTTTGGGTATCGAGATCCTTGAATCCCGTCCCGAGATGCATCAGTGGCTCGCGCCGTTACAGCATGCTGACACCGCTGCTTGTGCCTTGGCAGAGCGCGCGGTTTCGCGGGTGCTGGGTGGGTCGTGTCAGGTGCCCCTGGCCGCCTTTGCACAGGTGCAGGGCGACACCATCCGCATCCGTGCCCTGGTGGGCGAGCCCGATGGATCGCGCATGCTGCATGCCGAGGTTGCGGGCAATGTCAGCCATGCCGAGCAATTGGGCGAAGGCGCGGCGCAACAACTGCTGGACCAAGGCGCTCAGGCGATACTTGCCAAGTTGCTTTCGGCCGGCACCGACGCCTGA
- a CDS encoding DUF2889 domain-containing protein: protein MPLPPPDQPREPLHTRTIRVDSFAREDGQWDLEAELVDVKAYDFPTRHGQIKQAGSPIHHMHLRVTINDQFTITAAVADYDAAPYGEHCMQIAPDYRDLVGMNLLRNFRQAVKDRYARTAGCTHMSELAFVLPTVAVQTMANRRRKEQEQVKAGGRPKRPFQLEGCHALSLDSEVVREYYPEWYAAPINPSLRTDR from the coding sequence ATGCCCTTACCGCCTCCTGATCAACCGCGCGAACCGCTACACACGCGCACGATACGTGTGGACTCGTTTGCACGGGAGGACGGGCAGTGGGACCTCGAAGCCGAGCTTGTCGATGTCAAGGCTTACGACTTTCCCACCCGGCATGGCCAGATCAAGCAGGCCGGCTCTCCCATCCATCACATGCATCTGCGGGTGACGATCAACGATCAGTTCACCATTACAGCCGCCGTGGCCGATTACGATGCCGCGCCTTACGGCGAGCACTGCATGCAGATCGCTCCGGACTACCGCGATCTGGTTGGCATGAATCTCTTGCGCAACTTCCGTCAAGCGGTCAAAGACCGCTATGCCCGTACGGCGGGGTGCACCCACATGTCCGAACTGGCTTTTGTCCTGCCCACGGTTGCTGTACAGACCATGGCCAATCGACGCCGCAAAGAACAGGAACAAGTCAAGGCGGGCGGTCGCCCCAAGCGTCCGTTTCAACTGGAGGGCTGCCACGCCTTAAGCCTGGACAGCGAAGTGGTTCGAGAATACTACCCGGAATGGTATGCGGCACCTATTAACCCATCTTTACGTACTGACAGGTAA
- the sucD gene encoding succinate--CoA ligase subunit alpha yields the protein MSILINKDTKVITQGITGKTGQFHTHMCREYANGKNAFVAGVHPKKAGQDFEGVPIFGSVKDAKAQTGATVSVIYVPPAGAAAAIWEAVDADLDLVICITEGIPVRDMLEVRNRMRDQNKKTLLLGPNCPGLITPDEIKIGIMPGHISRKGRIGVVSRSGTLTYEAVAQLTELGMGQSTAVGIGGDPINGLKHIDILRMFNDDPDTDAVVMIGEIGGPDEVEAAQWAKDNMTKPIVGFIAGVTAPAGKRMGHAGALISGGADTADAKLEVMEACGIRTTRDPSEMGKLLKSVLV from the coding sequence ATGTCGATCTTGATCAACAAAGACACCAAAGTCATCACCCAGGGAATCACCGGTAAAACCGGACAGTTCCATACTCATATGTGCCGCGAGTACGCCAATGGCAAGAATGCCTTTGTGGCTGGCGTGCATCCCAAGAAGGCTGGCCAGGATTTCGAAGGCGTGCCTATTTTCGGTAGCGTCAAGGATGCCAAGGCACAAACCGGTGCAACGGTTTCCGTCATTTATGTGCCGCCGGCAGGCGCAGCCGCTGCCATCTGGGAAGCGGTGGACGCCGACCTGGACCTGGTCATCTGCATTACCGAAGGCATTCCGGTGCGCGACATGCTGGAAGTACGCAACCGCATGCGCGACCAGAACAAGAAGACGCTGCTGCTCGGACCCAACTGCCCCGGCCTGATCACGCCGGACGAGATCAAGATCGGCATCATGCCGGGTCATATCTCGCGCAAGGGACGCATAGGCGTGGTCAGCCGCTCTGGTACGCTTACGTACGAAGCGGTTGCTCAATTGACCGAGCTTGGCATGGGCCAGTCCACGGCAGTCGGTATTGGTGGCGACCCCATCAACGGCTTGAAGCACATCGACATCCTGCGCATGTTCAACGACGATCCCGACACTGACGCGGTCGTCATGATCGGCGAAATCGGCGGACCGGACGAAGTCGAAGCCGCACAATGGGCCAAAGACAACATGACCAAGCCTATCGTAGGCTTTATTGCCGGCGTGACAGCTCCTGCTGGCAAGCGCATGGGCCACGCAGGCGCCCTGATATCCGGCGGCGCCGACACGGCTGACGCCAAGCTCGAAGTCATGGAAGCTTGCGGCATACGGACCACACGGGATCCATCCGAAATGGGTAAACTGCTTAAGTCTGTTTTAGTGTAA
- a CDS encoding uroporphyrinogen-III synthase → MPLPANSQASVVLTRPKGKNEALASRLQAAGFSTLLLPALCIGPLATGPVLPKPADYDLIVFVSGNAVHYYLELLATHGLDGAWPATTRAATVGASSATLLYESGLLPEANILHPDASLASQDSESLWPILQQHLPTTRKVLIVRGHSGREWLGRRLLEAGLQVDRLAVYEREPAQWKAQEGERLEGVLRDEARPCVFLLTSGEGVDAVHSNLSRLGLAPLWTRARFIAIHERVASRLQSLLPATGKVDAPMVKICQPNDDAIFDAIVQIALS, encoded by the coding sequence GTGCCGCTGCCAGCCAACTCCCAGGCCAGCGTTGTACTGACGCGGCCCAAAGGCAAGAACGAGGCGTTGGCGTCTCGATTGCAAGCTGCCGGATTTTCCACCTTGCTGTTGCCGGCGCTTTGTATCGGGCCGCTGGCCACCGGCCCCGTGCTGCCCAAGCCGGCTGATTACGATCTTATTGTTTTCGTCAGTGGCAATGCCGTCCATTACTACCTGGAGCTGCTTGCCACGCACGGCCTGGACGGCGCCTGGCCCGCCACAACGCGCGCCGCGACCGTAGGCGCAAGCAGCGCCACACTGTTGTACGAATCGGGCTTGCTGCCCGAGGCCAATATATTGCATCCCGATGCGTCGCTTGCCAGCCAAGATTCCGAAAGCCTCTGGCCCATACTCCAGCAGCATCTGCCGACGACCCGCAAGGTGCTGATCGTACGCGGGCATTCGGGTCGCGAGTGGTTGGGCCGGCGCTTGTTGGAGGCGGGCTTGCAGGTGGATCGACTGGCGGTCTACGAACGCGAGCCGGCGCAATGGAAAGCGCAAGAGGGCGAGCGCCTGGAAGGTGTGCTGCGAGACGAAGCGCGCCCTTGCGTGTTCTTGCTGACCAGCGGAGAAGGCGTCGACGCGGTGCATTCGAACCTGTCACGCCTGGGTCTGGCACCACTATGGACGCGCGCACGTTTCATTGCCATACACGAGCGAGTGGCATCGCGCTTACAATCGTTGCTTCCGGCTACTGGTAAGGTGGATGCCCCAATGGTAAAAATATGCCAGCCCAACGACGACGCCATATTCGATGCCATCGTGCAGATAGCCCTCTCCTGA